GCAAGGATCTCCACGACCACCCGAACGCCAGCGTCCCGGGCGTCATACAGCGCGCCCTGACGACCGGCGCCATCACCCGCACTCCCGTGGTCGACCTGCTCCAGGGCGGCAAGGGGCTGGCGACCTATCGTCCCATCCGCGCCGCGGACGGGACGCTGCTCGGCCTCATAAACGGCGTCTTCAGGGTTGATACCCTCGTGGACACGTGCCTGTGGGAGGACAGCCTGCGGGAGCATTTCGTGTTCAACCTGCACGAGGACTCCGGAGTCGCCGCCTACTGCCACGGCCTGGACACCCACCAGGAGGGGGTGCCCTTCGGGACGAGCATTCCCGTAAGGGTCGTAGACAGTCCCTGGCACCTGGAGATCGCCCCCTCGGCGAGCCATCTTTCGCAGTCCAGGACCGAGGCCGACGAGGTGATGTTCGTCGCCGGGATCGTCCTGGCCGGCTGGCTGGCGCTGCTGCTGCGCGCCTATCTGCGGCGCCAGGACGCCCTGCGCGAGAGCCAGGAGAAGTATCGCCTGCTCGTGGAGAACCAGGCCGATCTGCTGGTCAAGGTGGACACCCGGGGACGCTTCATCTTCGTCAGTCCGTCGTATTGCCGGACCTTCGACAAGACAGAGGAGGAGCTGCTGGGCCAGGAGTTCATGCCCCTGGTCCACGAGGACGACCGCGAACCGACGGCCCAGGCCATGGAGAACCTCTACCGCCCTCCGCACACCTGCTACGTCGAGCAGAGGGCCCTGACCAGGAACGGCTGGTGCTGGCTCTCCTGGTCGGACACCGCCATCCTGGACGAGAACGGCGAAGTCGTCGAGATCGTCGGCGTGGGTCGCGACATCACCCAGCGCAAGGATCTGGAGGAACAGCTCTTCCATTCGCAGAAGATGCAGGCAATCGGCCATCTCGCCGGCGGCATCGCCCACGACTTCAACAACATCCTGCTGGCCATGATCGGGTACCTGCGCTTCGCCCTGGACAAGCTGGACGCCGACGATCCCGTGCGGGCGGACCTGCTCCAGATCCAGAAAGGCACCCAGCAGGCCCATTCCCTGACCAAGCAGCTGCTGGCCTTCAGCCGGCAGCAGGTCCTGCGTCCGGCGAACATGGACGTGAACGTCGCCGTCGAGGACATGCTCAAGCTGCTGCACCGGGTCATCGGCGAGGACATCACGCTGGAGTTCAAGCCCGGCTACGAGATCGGCGTGATCCACGCGGACCAGGGCCAGATCGAGCAGGTGTTGCTCAACCTGTGCATCAACGCCCGGGACGCCATCGAGGGCCAGGGACGCATCACAATTCGCACCGCCAACGCCGATCTCGACGAGGAATTCTGCCGGATCAACACCTGGGCCGAGCCGGGCGGCTACATCACGCTGTCGGTGACGGACGACGGGATGGGCATGGACCCGGAGACGCAGACCAGGATCTTCGATCCCTTCTTCACCACCAAGCAGCTGGGACACGGTACGGGACTGGGGCTGGCGTCGGTCTACGGCGTGGTGCACCAGCACGAGGGCATGATCCGCGTGGAGAGCGAGCCCGGCGCCGGTTCGACCTTCACCGTCTACATCCCGCGCGTGAGGGGCGACGTGGAGGCGAGACCCGGCGGCGATGCGGCCGGACTCGCTGGCGAGAACAGGACCATCCTGGTGGCCGAGGACAACGAGATGGTGCGCGCCATGACCACCCGCATCCTGAAGAGTGCCGGCTACGAGGTCCTGGCCGTCGCGGACGGAGCCGAGGGCCTGGAGGTCCTGCTGAAACACGCCGACGAGCTCGACCTGGCGCTGCTCGACGTGGTGATGCCGGGGATGAGCGGCCACGAGCTCCGCGACAGGCTGCGCGCGCTGCGGCCCGATCTGCCCGTGCTCTTCACCAGCGGCTACGATCCCCAGACCGTCGACTCGCACCTGGAGCCGGGCAACGGCGACGACCTGCTGTCGAAGCCCTACGAGCCCGAAGCGCTGCTGGAACGACTCCGCGAGATGCTCAAGGACTGAGACGGGAACGGCCAGGAGACCGTGTCCGTGACCACGATGCGGACACGACTGGTTGCCGTCGATTCTCATGATGGTTTCCCGCTGCCGATGCAGGAACTCATGTTGCACTAAGGAGATCTACCCGAAAGCCGCGATCGCCTCGTCCACCGAATCGTAATGTCCGATCAGGTCCCACAGGCAGACGACCTCCAGCATCATCCGGATCCGGTCGGACGCGCCGGTCAGGGCGAGGGCGCCGCCGGCGTTGTGGAGCGAGGTGTAGCAGGCGGCGATCACGCCGACGCCGGTGCTGTTCATCTTGTCGAGGTCCGACAGGTCGACCACCACGTTGCGGTGGCCGGCGTGCACCTCGTCGCGGACGGCTTCCAGAAATTCGAAGCACAGCGGGGATCCGTGGAGATAGCCGGAGAGGCGGAACACCAACACACTGGGAGCGTCGTGTTCGATACGTTCGTAGCTCAGTGCATGCCGCTTGTTCATGGCCGGACTCCCTCGCTGGTGAACGCGTTCCGGACCTCCACGCGATCGCCGCGAGGGACGGAACATCATGGGCGATCAGGGTAGCATCCGGGAACGATCGGATCAACAACCCGCCAACGCCGACTCGACCCGGTCCATCATCGCCGTCAGGTCGAATTCCGCGCGGATGCTCTCAGCCGCGGCGGCGCCCAGGCCGCGGCGCAGGTCTTCGTCGTCGAGCAGGCGCGCCATGGCCCCGGCGAGGGCGGCGGGATCGCCCACCGGCACCAGCAGGCCGTTCACGCCGTCCGCGATCAGCTCGGGGATGCCGTCCACGGGCGTGCCGATCGCCGGGACGCCCAGGGCCATGGCTTCGAGCAGCGCGTTGGGAAAACCCTCCTCGCGGCTGGGCAGCACCACGACATCGGACACCGCGAGCAGCGACGGCACGTCGTCGCGGAAGCCGAGCCAGCGCACCGTCCCGTCGTCGAGTCCGAGCGCGGCGGTCAGGGCCCGCAAGCGCGCTTCCTCGGCCGGCGGCCCGGTGCCGGCGATCAAGAAGACGGCACCGCCGCGGCGCCGGAGGGCGATCGCCCGCAGGAAGGTCTCCTGATCCTTGCGGGGGCCCACCTCCCCGACCATGGACACCACCCGTGCGCCGGCGGGCAGGCCCAGTCCCGCGCGCGCTCCTTCCGGGTCGGCCGTGCGGCGCAGGGCGGCGGGATCGACGCCGTTGGGGATGACGCTCACCTTCCCGCGATCGAACCAGGGCGCGCCGGCGCAGACCTTCTCCACCAGGGCCAGGCAATTGACGATCAGTCGATCCACCAGATGCGTGTAGACGAGACGGAAGTGCCAGTTGTCCTTGATGGGATCGGGACTGCCGCGGCGGACGACCAGGCGGAAACCGCCGCGGCCGAGCTGGGAGAGACCCACCAGGCGGATCTCGCGGGCCTGGTTGGCCACCGCCACGCGGATCCTCTCGCGGCGCAACAGGCGTCCGAGCGACCAGAGGGTGCGCGGATCCAGGATGCCGGCCATGGTCACGCCGCGCGCGTCGAGGCCCGCCTCCCAGGCGCGCCGCACGATCTCGCCGCCGGGCTGTCCGACCACCAGCACGCGGTGGCCGCGCGCCGCCATGGCGCGGGCCGCCTCCAGGAACCACTTCTCGCCGCCGCCCCAGGTGGGCAAGGAAGTGACGAACGCGATCGACAGCTTTTCCATGAGGGCTATTGAGCCCGATCGGCGGCGGGTCGTCAACAAGAAGGCGGAGCCCCGGAAGAGGACTCCGCCCATATCACTGACATTCTGGCGCCACTTACCTCGGTATGGCGATCAACGGCGTCTGATCTCCGCGCTGTATCTTCAACAGCACCGGACGATCCTTGTCCTTCTCGATCAGACGCCGGTAGTCGTCCAGGCTGCTGACGCGCTCGCGCGCGATCTCCACGATCACGTCGCCCTCGCGCAGCCCTCGGTGCCAGGCGTTGCTCGTGCGTTCGACTTCGGTAACGACCACGCCCTCGAGTCCGTCGCCCACGGCGAGCTGCTGGCGCATGCGGCCCGACAGCTCGCGGACGGTGACCCCCTCGAGCCCGTTGTCGAACGCCTCGCTCTCCTCGGTGCCGCGCGCGATGGTCAGGTTCTCCGGCATCTCGCCCAGCTCCACCTCGATGCGCCGCTCCTTGCCGTCGCGCAGGACCCGCAGATCGACCTTGGCGCCCACGCCGGCCAGGCTGATGGTGTTGCGCAGGCGGCTGATGGAGTTGACCTACTTGCCGTCCACCGCGAGGATCACGTCGCCCTCCTTGATGCCGGCCTTCTCGGCGGGCGTGCCCGGGTTGATCTCGGACATCAGCACGCCGCGGGGACGATCCATGCCCAGCGCGTCGGCCATGGTCTGGTCCACCGCGCCGGTGACCACGCCCAGCCAGGCGCGCTTGACCCGTCCGTCCGCGATCAGCATGCCCATGATCCGTTCGGCCATGCTGCTGGGGATGGCGAAGCCCACCCCCTGCGACCCGCCGCTGCGGCTGAGGATGGCCGTGTTGATGCCCACGAGCTCGCCGGCCATGTTGACCAGAGCGCCGCCGGAGTTGCCGGGATTGATGGCCGCGTCGGTCTGGATGAAATCCTCGTACTGCATCAGCCCGATGCTGCGGCCCAGCGCGCTGACGATGCCGAGGGTGACCGTCTGGCCGACGCCGAAGGGATTGCCGATGGCCATCACCTGGTCGCCGATGCGCAGTGCCCGCGAATCGCCGAGCCGCAACACGGGCAGGGGCTCGTCGGCCTTCACCTTGATCAGCGCCACGTCGGTCTGCTCGTCCTGGCCGACGATCTCCGCCTCGTATTCCTTGCTGCCGTTGAGCAGGACGCGGATCTTGCTGGCCCTCTCGATGACGTGGTTGCTGGTGAGGATGTAGCCGTCCTTGCTGACGATGACCCCGGATCCGAGGGACCGCTCCACGCGTTCGCGGTTCTGATCCTCCGGTTCGCCGAAAAAGCGGCGGAAGAGGGGATCTTCGAGCATCGGATGCCAGTTGGGCATCTCCACGACCTTGTCCGTGGAGATGTTGACCACGCCCGACATGGCCGCCTCGGCCACGTCGGCGTAGCTGCGCGGCTCGCCGCCGGGGGCGGCGTGGGCGGACGTCACGGCCAGGGCGGGCACCGACGACTCGTCGCCGCCCGTGGCCGCGAGTCCCAGCAGGAAGCCGGCGACCAGCAAGAGGGCGCCGAAGGGCCATATCCAACGGCTGATCTTCATCCTGTTCTTCATGTCGAAACACCTCTCGTGTATCGTGATCAGGGGTTTGTGTGCGGGCGGTTCAACGCGGGCCCCGACGATTGGTTCCCGGCTCCGGGCGCCCCGACCATGATAAGCACGGGGCCCCGCTCGAGCGAGCGGGACCCCGTGAAAAAGCGATGATGCCGGCCGGGCTAACCGTCGTCGCCGATGGCCTCGACCGGGCACTCCTCCAGGGCTTCCTGGCAGAGCTCCTCTTCCTCGGCGTTCTCGGGCTGCTTGTAGACGTAGCTGTAGCCGTCGTCCTCGTTGCGCTCGAAGTTGTCGGGTGCGGTCTGGCGACAGAGATCGCAGTCTATGCAGTTCGAATCGACGAACCACGGGCCATCGACGTTATCCGCGACCTTGTCGGTTGAATCGGCCATGCCGTCTCCTCCTGGGGCAGAATCAGCTCGGGTGCCTGCACGGCGTCCGGCGCGCCGCGGCCCAACACACAGTTACTTATATCAGTTTGCGGAACTGTCAAGTCCAATGTGAGGCGCCGATCCCCGTTCAGTGGATGTAGCCCAGGGATTCGAGCTGGCGCCGGGTCGCCTCGTCGATCTCGACCGGCTCGGCTTCGTCCGCCGCGGCCGGCACCACGGACGCGCGGATGATCGCGACCAGGGCTTCCACGACACCGGGGCGCGCCGCGGACAGATCTCGCGTCTGGGCGGGATCGCGCGGGATGTCGTGCAGCGCGGCGACGCCGCGGCCGTCGATGGTCAGACGCAGATCTCCCACCCGGACCGTTGCCTGGGCGCGGTCCAGGCGCGAGAGGTCGGCCCCGGGATTGAGCCCCGCCAGCATGCCCAGCAGCCCGGGCGACGGTCCGGCGTATTCCGAGACCAGCGGCCTGTCGGACGCCGACGGCGGTGCGAACCAGGAACGGCTGAAGCGCGAGCCGGCCACCGGCGCCATCCCGGCCAGATCGAGCACCGTGGCGTACAGGTCGGTCAAGAGGACGGGATCGGACCGCTCCCCCCCGGGCGCCGCGCCCGGATCGAACCGCCCCCGCCAGGCGTCGGGAACGTACACGACGAGGGGGACGGCAAGCAGGGTCTCGTGGACCGAGTACTGGTGGTCCATCAGGCCGTGATCGCCGAGATTCTCGCCGTGATCCGAGGTGACGATGACGATGGTGTCGTCGTCCAGGCCGTGGGCCGCGAGCCGGTCCAGGACCTCTCCCATGAGCCTGTCCGCCGACCAGACGTCCCCGGCGTAGAGCCGGCAGACGCGGTTCCAGTCCACGCCGGCGGGTGGGTGCAGACCCGCGTTGAACTGGTGGGCCCACATGATCGAGACGGCGTCGGTCGGGGGCAGGTCCAGCAGCGCCCGCGTACGGTAGGCCCGGGGCGGGTCGTAGGCCAGGTGCGGCTCCATGAAGTTGGCGAAGAGCAGGAAGGGCTTGCCGCCGTCGCGCTCCTCCAGCCAGCCGGCGATGTTCCGCACGGTCTCGCCGCCGCCCTGGTCGCCGCTGCGGCTGCGCAGCTCGAACATGCCGCCGATCGCGGCTTCCCGCCGCAGCGAGAAGCCGCGCAGCAGACCGGTCGTCCTGTCCGCGAGCCAGGGATTGCTGTAGAACGCCGCCGTCTGGTAGCCGTCGTCCCGGAGGATCCCGGCGAAGGTGGCCAGGCCCGCGTCCAGGCGCGGATGCAGGGTGGTGCAGAGGTGATCGCCGGGCAGCTTGCCCGTGAACATCGAGGCGTGCGAGGGCACCGTCCACGGCGCGGCGGCATAGGCTCCCGTGAAGGTCACACCGTCGCGCGACAGACCGGCCAGCCGCGGCGTGAGATCCGCGACCCGCAGGGGGGCGGGCGTGGCGTCGGTGGGCGAGCCGGCCGCGTCGCGCCGCAACGTGTCCAGCACCAGCACGACGATGTTGGGGCGGCGCTCCTCGCGCGCACAACCGGCGCACGACAGCGCCAGCAGGAGACACGACGACGCCAGCAGGCTGCCGCACCAGAAACGTCGTCTCCCCGCCATCGGGCTCCGCCTTCCTACGCGAACCTGTGCTTGAAGGGCAGGAACGTCATGAAATCGGCGTGATGCACGACGTAGGCCTCCGGCGTGCGCGTGACCATGTCCCCCTCGCCCGCGTGCGCGGCGATGATGTGACAGACCCGGTCGGGCACGCCGCAGGCGCGCGCCAGGGCAACGCCGCTGAACGGATGACGCAGGTATTTGCCGCAATCGCTCTTCCCGCTCGTGCCGTCGGGATTCTTCCTGTACTCGAGCAGCTTGCCCACGTCCGCGAGGATGGCGCCGGCGATCACGGTATCCAGGTCGCAGTGCAGGTCGTCACCGAAGAACGCGTTCATCTTCAGCGCGGATTCCCTGGCCACGTGTACCACGCAGCGCTTGTGCGCCATGAAACTCACTTTCAGGTCCGGGACCAGCAGCGTGAAGGGGATCCTCTGCAGATCGGCGGCGTCCAGATCGCTCTCCGCGAGGGCTTTTTCCCAGGTCCGGGCGGTCTTCGCGCGCAGATCGGCGTCCTCGATCCAGTCCAGTTCTGGCCACAGCTCAACGACTTCCGGATTCATGCCATATCTCCCTTTGCAGTTCGACCCCGAATACCCGACATTTAAACCGATCCGGGGCCGCCGAGTCCAGCCGGTACGCATGTCCGCGCCCGGGCCGGCCGCGCCGGGGATCGCAATGTGAGATACAAATATGGATCCGTAGTTTCCTTTCGCAATGCGGAAGGTGGGATAGTGCCGAAAGCCCGGACGCCAATGGTCTTC
The window above is part of the bacterium genome. Proteins encoded here:
- a CDS encoding ferredoxin produces the protein MADSTDKVADNVDGPWFVDSNCIDCDLCRQTAPDNFERNEDDGYSYVYKQPENAEEEELCQEALEECPVEAIGDDG
- a CDS encoding HDIG domain-containing protein; the encoded protein is MNPEVVELWPELDWIEDADLRAKTARTWEKALAESDLDAADLQRIPFTLLVPDLKVSFMAHKRCVVHVARESALKMNAFFGDDLHCDLDTVIAGAILADVGKLLEYRKNPDGTSGKSDCGKYLRHPFSGVALARACGVPDRVCHIIAAHAGEGDMVTRTPEAYVVHHADFMTFLPFKHRFA
- a CDS encoding sulfatase, which encodes MAGRRRFWCGSLLASSCLLLALSCAGCAREERRPNIVVLVLDTLRRDAAGSPTDATPAPLRVADLTPRLAGLSRDGVTFTGAYAAAPWTVPSHASMFTGKLPGDHLCTTLHPRLDAGLATFAGILRDDGYQTAAFYSNPWLADRTTGLLRGFSLRREAAIGGMFELRSRSGDQGGGETVRNIAGWLEERDGGKPFLLFANFMEPHLAYDPPRAYRTRALLDLPPTDAVSIMWAHQFNAGLHPPAGVDWNRVCRLYAGDVWSADRLMGEVLDRLAAHGLDDDTIVIVTSDHGENLGDHGLMDHQYSVHETLLAVPLVVYVPDAWRGRFDPGAAPGGERSDPVLLTDLYATVLDLAGMAPVAGSRFSRSWFAPPSASDRPLVSEYAGPSPGLLGMLAGLNPGADLSRLDRAQATVRVGDLRLTIDGRGVAALHDIPRDPAQTRDLSAARPGVVEALVAIIRASVVPAAADEAEPVEIDEATRRQLESLGYIH
- a CDS encoding PAS domain S-box protein — protein: MPDRISTRRRTGGGKRRRVCLPSIFFAACTLLFLGIWRGGEHEEAERLRLETEVTARQIALRLETWIDLRVNVIDQLAEIDYPAMTDLAVDFGRTASRYFDLFPGFQAINYINPDWVIEIIYPEDTNRPALGKDLHDHPNASVPGVIQRALTTGAITRTPVVDLLQGGKGLATYRPIRAADGTLLGLINGVFRVDTLVDTCLWEDSLREHFVFNLHEDSGVAAYCHGLDTHQEGVPFGTSIPVRVVDSPWHLEIAPSASHLSQSRTEADEVMFVAGIVLAGWLALLLRAYLRRQDALRESQEKYRLLVENQADLLVKVDTRGRFIFVSPSYCRTFDKTEEELLGQEFMPLVHEDDREPTAQAMENLYRPPHTCYVEQRALTRNGWCWLSWSDTAILDENGEVVEIVGVGRDITQRKDLEEQLFHSQKMQAIGHLAGGIAHDFNNILLAMIGYLRFALDKLDADDPVRADLLQIQKGTQQAHSLTKQLLAFSRQQVLRPANMDVNVAVEDMLKLLHRVIGEDITLEFKPGYEIGVIHADQGQIEQVLLNLCINARDAIEGQGRITIRTANADLDEEFCRINTWAEPGGYITLSVTDDGMGMDPETQTRIFDPFFTTKQLGHGTGLGLASVYGVVHQHEGMIRVESEPGAGSTFTVYIPRVRGDVEARPGGDAAGLAGENRTILVAEDNEMVRAMTTRILKSAGYEVLAVADGAEGLEVLLKHADELDLALLDVVMPGMSGHELRDRLRALRPDLPVLFTSGYDPQTVDSHLEPGNGDDLLSKPYEPEALLERLREMLKD
- a CDS encoding glycosyltransferase codes for the protein MEKLSIAFVTSLPTWGGGEKWFLEAARAMAARGHRVLVVGQPGGEIVRRAWEAGLDARGVTMAGILDPRTLWSLGRLLRRERIRVAVANQAREIRLVGLSQLGRGGFRLVVRRGSPDPIKDNWHFRLVYTHLVDRLIVNCLALVEKVCAGAPWFDRGKVSVIPNGVDPAALRRTADPEGARAGLGLPAGARVVSMVGEVGPRKDQETFLRAIALRRRGGAVFLIAGTGPPAEEARLRALTAALGLDDGTVRWLGFRDDVPSLLAVSDVVVLPSREEGFPNALLEAMALGVPAIGTPVDGIPELIADGVNGLLVPVGDPAALAGAMARLLDDEDLRRGLGAAAAESIRAEFDLTAMMDRVESALAGC
- a CDS encoding STAS domain-containing protein; translated protein: MNKRHALSYERIEHDAPSVLVFRLSGYLHGSPLCFEFLEAVRDEVHAGHRNVVVDLSDLDKMNSTGVGVIAACYTSLHNAGGALALTGASDRIRMMLEVVCLWDLIGHYDSVDEAIAAFG
- a CDS encoding PDZ domain-containing protein; its protein translation is MGAKVDLRVLRDGKERRIEVELGEMPENLTIARGTEESEAFDNGLEGVTVRELSGRMRQQLAVGDGLEGVVVTEVERTSNAWHRGLREGDVIVEIARERVSSLDDYRRLIEKDKDRPVLLKIQRGDQTPLIAIPR
- a CDS encoding trypsin-like peptidase domain-containing protein — encoded protein: MKNRMKISRWIWPFGALLLVAGFLLGLAATGGDESSVPALAVTSAHAAPGGEPRSYADVAEAAMSGVVNISTDKVVEMPNWHPMLEDPLFRRFFGEPEDQNRERVERSLGSGVIVSKDGYILTSNHVIERASKIRVLLNGSKEYEAEIVGQDEQTDVALIKVKADEPLPVLRLGDSRALRIGDQVMAIGNPFGVGQTVTLGIVSALGRSIGLMQYEDFIQTDAAINPGNSGGALVNMAGELVGINTAILSRSGGSQGVGFAIPSSMAERIMGMLIADGRVKRAWLGVVTGAVDQTMADALGMDRPRGVLMSEINPGTPAEKAGIKEGDVILAVDGK